The genomic segment aaatgaACATTATTGATTTGGTTGAGACTTTGTTAttagatatttaaatttttaagcaTGTGAGTTTGATTATTTGATCCGATGAtggtgtatttaaaaaaaaacacaatcaatGATAAAGATGAGATTTGTTAGTTTTGATTAAGTTGGTTATGTGATTATTGAAGATAAATTTATGAAAGAAGCATGGGTTAGTTTTAAAGCTTGTTTGGTTAGTTGGATGAATATTAAGAGATGGTTGAATGTAACCATaagcttgaatttaaaaatattgagccattgtaaaaaatttatgttaaacTTTAAggaccaattatttttttaaaatgtgaaataaaaaaggcaTTACTAGAGCCTGTTTTTTTGGATGTTGATTAATGAGAAacaagattaataaaaataaatgaaataaaaatgatccttttgttaattgtttttattaattgttaattGATGTAAGAtggaattattttatattggacTATGTTTTTCATATGTTATTATCGAGCAATATGATCAATTAATATATGATCGATGAAGTAATTGTTTCCATTAATTATTCATCGACCGAGGATGGTATGGTCCAATATTGGACCTTGTTCTTTGGATGTTGTTAAGCAAATAATATTACTAATTAATAAATGAACTctatgatattaattaatatttggtcACTACATAATCATTTCATTTCACAATTTTACaaattcaatttgatatttctataatttattaaGTAGCCTGGGAAGGAATGGTTCAATAGCGGGTCTTCTTCTTCGGACATTACTTAAttgataatatgattttttttcaaaccataataAGTCTCGTATATAGGTGTGCCCATCATTTCAAAATAACCGAGGATAAAATGGtctaaaattaaactttattctttttatgttaattagTTAATTCTCCATGATTATGAATTTTCAAACCTTATATTAAATGATTCTATCATTTGTTAAAAGGCTCAGGATTGAATGGTCTCATAATAGACCATGTTCTTCGAATATTAATAGATAATAAGGCCAATTAATATAGTCTATTAAATAAACCAGGATGATAGGGTTCAACACTGAACCCTGTCCTTTGAATTATGTTTTGTGAATAATAGCAATATCTTGAATAACATACATGTCGGTTAGGCAAACCATATTAATACACAtttatcattgaaaataaacaacaatataatttattttaggtaGGATGTATAGGATGatgtctattttttaattacataattagCCTTCACCCAAAACCTTTGAAgactaattatgatttttagttattataaaattagatgataatttttttttatcccttttacTTATTGGCTCGCCTcgatgtctatatatatatatatatatatatattgaaattattgaaataatttttaaaataatgattaaattatgaaattttcttccttgtagttttttaacataattgttttatttatccttGTATAGAAATACCTGACATgtgaaatctaaaaagaaataaaaactaggggaaaatataaataacatataaaaatatacaaaaaaataaatttttgctTAGTATAATATGTAAAATTATGGTTTTAGGTAGTATTTGAGATTATGgcagtggttgttttttaaagttatttttgcttgaaaatatattaaaataatattttttttatttttaaaaatttatttttaatattaatacattaaaatgatttaaaatcataaaataaaaataattttttaatgtaacaaTCGACATGccaaaatagatttaaaataaaaacaacggTAGAGAAGGCATTTCAAATCGTTtcgaaaaaataaagattgagtTGACAACCAATATTTGAGTCAAATAGTAATCATTCACTTCAGAGTAAAAACAAGTCCACTTTCCACTATTACAAATTCGAAGGTGCATCTTGAAAGCATGTTTTGGCTTTTATAGATGATACAGTGATCCAAGATCTGAGAAATTGGGCTCAGaattaattttcaacttaagaaaaaatatatcttacaaGCTTTATTAAACacatttttaagtttaaaacatcatttaattagtaaaaattaaaaattataccaAAACAGAAGGCAAATTAATCATCCAatctacttttatatatatatatataacaatttttCATATCTGAAACGAATTCATTAATATAAAATCTGActattttaatgattaattaataatattttttttattgttttccaaTGACTCGAAATACTTTCTCAacaagtaaaatttaaaacattataaaaataaatttttaaattaaaattaaaaaaatctaacataACAGGTGTCAAATATCTACAATTTGAAACTTCAAGAACAatgctaaatttttttgtgctttttataaaaataactgtTTTTATGACTGCCAATTttagtcattatttttttttaattttttaataataaatttaaattgcattttgtgaaatatatcattaatttaatgGTAAAATACTTTATGACACGCGGTTATGCAAGGGAATATAAGTTGAAACAAATATCAACTCATaaatttgaaatgataaaattgaaatgaaagtaCAATGACTAatatgtaaagaaaaataaaaatttaaataccataataaaacctatttttttcccGGCTTATGTGTTAATTTTCCCAGCCATTCTCAATTATTCTCTCATGTATGGAGTTTTcaaatgatttgaaataaacttctctcctttcattttttttttaattactatgaGTGTTCGGACTATCTTATACGTATCTTAATTAATCCCACAgactctaaagttaacgaccatataagtttTCGTGActattatattaacaatcacATGAGATCAcaggaaaaataaactttttaatttcaagtttttaccactgaatatctattttctttttatatacataCATTAGTGTCAAATTGAATTACAAATAGATTTCATTCAACCAAAGTTAAGTTAAGTTCACTTCTTCATTTCTTCACTATGATCGAAGATAAGCTAtctacattaaaattaaaaaacttaagaaaatTTCCTTCCGATAATCTATTCTAGGCCCACgggattttaaagttaattttcccTTTCCAACTTtcgtaataaaaaaacattaaacatatattcctttttatattaaaagtatgCATGTTCTCCATTTTACACTGCAAACAATaacttttgtttaatttttaagattaggCAAATCCATTGGTAGGAGAAACAATTTTAAGTCCTTTAATCTCttgttgatatgatttttttaggggATTTAATTACTTGATGGAAAAATTAGTAGTaaaatacccttaaaaaaatagttaaaatatttttataataatatgaaGTTAGAATGAGAGAATAGAAGAAATCGTAATAACAGCATCCTAAATGGATTTTCTTAGACATCAACAACGGATTAAGTTCCTAACCTTATTTTAATATGGGAAAGATTATCTTTATCATTCAGAAATTAATAGTTggagtttttaagtttaaataaattcaatcaagGAAGTGGTAACTTCCATTATGCAATGCATCTACAAGGAGTGTTCATGAATTGGCCGGGTTGGTCTTAACTaagggtgttaaaaaaaattaaagtattcacaaaatttatattatttaaccCGATTTAATCTGTTAAAataagttaataaaaatattataaatagtaataaataaaaaaaactttaataaataaatattatatatcataTGCGAGTCAAGATGTTTGAAACCAACTTAACTCATATagctaattaaatataaataaacttaaaaaatcctTGATATAAATAGCATTTTCCCTTCTTCCTATTCTTGTTTTTCCTCATAACCGCTTCTCATTCTCCATCATTCATTTCTCTccttcaaactttaaatagccTTTAacgtttttatttctatttagctattcctttgtttctttttctaattttaggtAAGATGTCtttgtatcttttttaaattagatttttttgaaaatttttgatcctattaataaataataaggtTGTATTTAGCTATATTACCATAACTTGATTTGTCTAAATTTATAATGCAATACTTATTTATGAGTTGATTACAagcttcttcttgttgtttcttCATTTGAATCTCATACCATACCATGATGTGGCCAATCTTAAGAAAATGGTTTTGTTGAAAGCAGAGAGAAGAAGCTTTGTTGAGTAAAGGCAAGTGGTGTTCTTAGGACATTACAAGAATTATCCCATGAGAACAAAATTATGTCCATGCACCCATATCCTTTTCTCATTCTTGAGAACAATACATGTCCCATGCCATTGAAATTAAAGATAGGATTTTGTCTTAGAATTAGTAACTTTTTGttgaattattcttttatttttattgatgttttgatcttaaatgtattttttaattacaaaaatgaaatttaatttaatttgtgttgaaatattataaacttCGTATCAATATCATCTAAGATGTAAttctttatatttatgttgccggttttaaaacttttttttttatttctcagtagatattgatttcatcttttctttcacatagttatcttttttttttttaactattggATTAATTTTGTCTTCTTGTTATGCAGATTGCAAATAAGGGTTTTGAAGATCTGACTAGCAATTCAAATGTATTTGATAAGGTAATTTACCAAGTTATTTATCTTTATAAGTGTAATTTTTTCCAagaatatcatgaaataaaggATTTGATGTTTAACTCATGAATATCTATATACACTAAAACTTAGTCAAAccagctaaaaaaattaaaataatttgggttgataatttataaaatatcagaAATTTGGTTTATTATGATTATTGACTCAAACTCGATCAGACTATATTCATAAATATCTCTAATTTTAACTAATATTTATACTTTAACcacactttattattattttttagtttgggAACCTGGCCAAATCCAATCTAAGTGAAAATTTTGTATATTCAAGAaagtttgatgattttttaactaACAAAATAGGAAAATGTAGCTAGATAGCTTATTTTAGGATCTTAAGCAAGTCAAAGAGATTCATATTATCTGGAACTTAAACTTCAATTATCTCTACAAACATGCATactagtaaaatttaaaagttgcagttttgtGGTTTAAGACATAAGAATTTATGattaatgttgaagaattgGTTTTAAAATCAGGGCAAGCAATGAATTGAAGCAAGTTAAGaacaaatcaaaacatcatAACCAAAATAATTCAACAAAATTCCAAAAgtctcatttctctctctctcatatgtataaatatagtttttttcatttgtatttttttaatttttctctttcgTAATTTCACTAATACAACAACAGAAATAAAGCTCCATTAAACTAACACCATCTCCTTGAGACATTTTGTCAAACATGTAGCAGGCTTTCTTGGTATAcccaaacaaatatatatatgatttgctATGTATCAATATAGTTAAATCTTCATAATAATACTTTGTcatcgaataaaaaattaaaatataaattgtatCCTTCTTGtcatgcaaattaaaaaaataattaaatttggacaccaagttgaaataaaaaattagctgaaagattaattaaattaaatgtcaatttccTAGCATAGGTTTATAGTAAATTGTTTTTACTTATAAGCTTTAGTTAGAGatgtttattgaatattttttggtgAGATATAAAAGCAAGAAGATTATGAAaaccatctcttatatttgatCAATCCACATCAATGTTTTTCTGAGTTGTTATGGAAGTTGAATTATgcattatttgaatttttattatttttaaattaaataattttaaaaaatatatatgaaatcaagtattataattgtttttatttcaaaaatcaagATCAGTTAAGAATTtaagttcaatttattttatatttttattatttattattttagtttcatgaCAGGGAATTTCTGAACCTACGGTGTGTTTTTGCTTGAATCTCAGGGTCGAAAAATTAATTCTACACTAGTCTTGGACTCACAGCTCGACATTGTTGAGTTGTAAAGTTAAAAAATCCATATCATCATCACAAGTAAAACTAAGTTtttctacaaataaaaaatattgttttcatcTTGCAGAGTGATTGGTggaattttcatgaatttattgatttaaagcttagttgttttttattttaaaagtatttttaaaaaattaaattttttaaatttgttttattttaaattaatatgtttttaatatttttatatgttaattttaaaaatattttttaaaaaataaaaaatattatttttatacatttttaagtaaaaaatattttaaaaaacaattattaatacattttcaaacaccCCTCCACTTGAAAGACACTGTCCATTAAATTTTGCtattgccttctttttttcttttttctttttttaattgtgcttGAGCTCTTGTTCTTACTGTTTTGTACGAGTTAAATCTTCATAATAATACTTTGTcatcgaataaaaaattaaaagaacattaatttaattttagttaggTTAATCGAGTAACAggttaaatcaagttaatatttttagacTAGGTTAGGAGACCACTAGATCCCGTATGAACCTGTAGGTCAAATTTAAGAGGAGATGATAACGAGCACTTCTCAATAAAGTATTACAgaacaaaaaaccaaataaataggactatcaaacaaaaggaaggaaaaagggtaaaaaaatcgTAGAGTGGAAACTAAACCCTGTCCCAGAGaatagaagaggaggaggaggtgtaATTTTCTGATCCAACTAGGCAGGTCAGGTCAACGCATACTTAGATGGCGTCATCGTACACGTCAGCTCCAGCTCTTTACCCTCTCTGTTATGTTCGGGTCGCAGCATAAGTACTCCACAAGCCTTGAGCTCCAATCTCTTCATCCCTTGGCATAAccagaataaaaaagaagaaataaatactTAGCCATGAACGGAAACAACACATTCGTTGGCAGCAGCAGCTCTCTGTGTAATAGTTCCGGCGTCATCAACACGAGGCCATTAGCAGCAGATCAGTTGGTAATCCCAGACccagttgctgctgctgctgctgctggtatCGAACTAGGGAGTACTGTTGGTAGTCACTGTACCAGTAGTACTGCTAGTGGGTGCAGTAGCTATGGCTCACCAAGTTCACTTGTAAGTGGCAGCTGCAGTGTTAATATGCAGAGGAGCATTAGCAGTCATTCGTTTCAAAAGAATGGGTATCATTGTCATTTCGCTTCTCATCCCCATGATTTCTTGGACATGGACACCAGTCCTGTCAGAAGGGTTTTTAGCACCGGTGATTTGCAAGTGAGTGATCGCCCAcctattcctttttctttccaagatatttagattttttatatatatatttgtggttGTTTATCTGATGCGTGGTTAATGTCGTGCAGCATGGTCACAGAGCAGAGAGCCCATTGTTAAGTGAGAGCAGTATGATCATAGAGAGTATGAGCAAAGCATGCAAATACAGTCcagaggagaagaaagaaagaattgagAGGTACAGAAGCAAAAGGAACCAAAGGAACTTCAACAAGAAGATTAAGGTATTAattagactatatatatatatactaaaacgAACCTCTTTTACAGTAgaaatgacataattaatttttttttattgtaacaatgaaaaatttataattttttgtttctgtagaattttttttatatacttgatATGTTTATTCTTTTACATTTAAtctatttatcattattattttattttttataatattattttatttttatttttctttaaaaatttttagaaaaaataatattttttattctttatacttaaaatatttatccttttatactctatttttactttttttttctgattttcattcttttgtagtttttatttttttattacacttttgttttgaaaaattattatacaaaactaaaagtaaatagtgtttttatgtaacaattataatatttcttttatttttatactatttaaaaaattaatttcaaactttACATGTCATTATTAAcctatatgattttaattttattttatcatgtgttagtcaaaatatatattaaaaacacctatatatttttattttatgttagaaaaaaaataattcgatCCGCAAT from the Populus nigra chromosome 1, ddPopNigr1.1, whole genome shotgun sequence genome contains:
- the LOC133683700 gene encoding uncharacterized protein LOC133683700; the encoded protein is MNGNNTFVGSSSSLCNSSGVINTRPLAADQLVIPDPVAAAAAAGIELGSTVGSHCTSSTASGCSSYGSPSSLVSGSCSVNMQRSISSHSFQKNGYHCHFASHPHDFLDMDTSPVRRVFSTGDLQHGHRAESPLLSESSMIIESMSKACKYSPEEKKERIERYRSKRNQRNFNKKIKYECRKILADSRPRIRGRFARNDEIEKNPQLQWSNVSGEEDEEDDDNWIDFLDSFSENSVP